One Ignisphaera sp. DNA window includes the following coding sequences:
- the fen gene encoding flap endonuclease-1 produces MGVNLKDLIPPNCRTEITDLRQLARRIIALDAYNALYQFLAAIRQPDGTPLMDSKSRITSHLSGLFYRTINLVENGIKPVYVFDGKPPELKRAELERRRLRKEKAQRLAEKAYEEGAVEEAAKYVIQSVSLESDMVRDAKELLEAMGIPYVQALEEGEAQAAYLAKKGLCWAAASQDYDSLLFGSPRLVRNLTISGKRKLPGKDIYIEIKPEIIELDTLLRALGITREQLIDIAILMGTDYNPDGVEGIGPKTALQMIRMHGSLEKALKYIPQARFPEDPLKIKAYFLNPPVNENVNIEWREPDRNRIIQILVKEHDFSPDRVENAIKRLEKGYKEFIKSTTTSLDMWFRK; encoded by the coding sequence ATGGGTGTTAATCTAAAAGATCTAATACCACCTAATTGCAGAACCGAAATAACTGATCTAAGGCAACTTGCAAGAAGAATTATTGCACTTGATGCCTATAATGCTCTATATCAGTTTCTGGCTGCCATAAGACAGCCAGATGGAACACCACTAATGGATTCGAAATCGAGAATAACGAGTCATCTAAGCGGTCTTTTCTACAGAACTATAAACCTGGTTGAAAACGGCATAAAACCTGTTTATGTATTTGATGGTAAACCTCCAGAACTTAAGAGAGCCGAGCTAGAGAGAAGGAGATTGAGAAAGGAAAAGGCACAGAGGCTAGCAGAGAAAGCATATGAAGAGGGAGCTGTTGAGGAGGCTGCAAAATATGTCATCCAATCTGTGAGTCTTGAGAGTGATATGGTTAGGGATGCAAAAGAGCTTTTAGAGGCTATGGGCATACCATATGTCCAAGCATTAGAGGAGGGAGAGGCACAGGCTGCATACTTAGCTAAGAAGGGTTTGTGTTGGGCAGCTGCAAGCCAGGACTACGACTCTCTTCTTTTTGGTAGTCCAAGGCTGGTAAGAAACCTTACAATATCGGGTAAGAGAAAACTTCCAGGCAAAGACATATATATTGAGATAAAACCAGAGATAATAGAGTTAGACACTCTACTCAGAGCTCTAGGGATAACGAGGGAGCAGTTAATAGATATAGCTATATTGATGGGAACAGATTATAATCCAGATGGGGTTGAAGGAATAGGACCTAAGACAGCGTTACAAATGATTAGAATGCATGGATCCCTAGAAAAAGCATTGAAATATATTCCCCAAGCAAGGTTTCCTGAAGATCCTTTGAAAATAAAGGCCTATTTCCTTAACCCCCCAGTAAACGAAAATGTTAATATTGAGTGGAGAGAACCAGATAGAAATAGGATTATTCAGATCCTGGTCAAGGAACACGACTTTTCGCCAGATAGAGTTGAAAACGCTATTAAAAGACTTGAAAAAGGGTATAAAGAATTTATAAAATCAACTACAACAAGTTTAGATATGTGGTTTAGAAAATAA
- a CDS encoding DNA topoisomerase IV subunit A, whose protein sequence is MSEEHVKKFMSSVDIKARIRAAEKFSEVFDNVVKAVLGGEEPKLVIPKRTLSNTIYDKERGLLLLGPATFERSFLDVKEARKFMQTLLMAKIIYDALINNEYPTIRDLFYRGKHSIRYRDHKGRIEEENTWDEQKESDAVLRDIEVLVNLLREEMLILSKEKGKVVGDMRIRSGDDVIDLSKMGHGAYAIEPTPDLIEFIDVNAEFVLVVEKDAVFQQLHRAGFWRKYKAILVTSAGQPDRATRRFVRRLNEELKLPIYILTDADPYGWYIYSVFRIGSITLSYESERLATPKAKFLGVSMTDIFGDKNKKPYLSDAERRNFIIKAKKTDIKRAQELLNYEWFKTEKWTKEINIFLQKQSKLEIEALTGKGLHFLMDTYIPTKIHTQDFIE, encoded by the coding sequence ATGTCTGAAGAACATGTAAAGAAATTCATGTCTTCTGTAGACATCAAGGCTAGAATAAGAGCGGCTGAGAAATTCAGCGAGGTTTTTGATAATGTGGTTAAAGCAGTTCTAGGTGGGGAAGAACCAAAGCTTGTAATACCAAAGAGGACGCTGTCAAATACTATATATGATAAGGAGAGGGGTTTGCTTCTACTTGGCCCAGCAACATTTGAGAGAAGCTTCCTAGATGTTAAAGAAGCGAGAAAGTTTATGCAAACACTTCTAATGGCTAAGATAATATACGATGCTCTTATAAACAATGAGTATCCAACTATAAGAGATCTGTTCTACAGAGGTAAGCACAGTATTAGGTATAGAGATCATAAAGGGAGAATTGAAGAGGAGAATACATGGGATGAGCAAAAAGAAAGCGATGCAGTTCTAAGGGATATAGAGGTTCTGGTTAATCTACTTAGAGAGGAGATGCTGATTCTAAGCAAGGAGAAGGGCAAGGTTGTCGGCGATATGAGGATTAGATCCGGAGATGATGTTATAGACCTTAGTAAAATGGGTCACGGAGCCTATGCGATAGAGCCAACACCAGATCTGATAGAGTTCATCGACGTTAATGCAGAGTTTGTGCTTGTTGTGGAGAAAGATGCTGTGTTCCAGCAACTACATAGAGCAGGTTTCTGGAGAAAGTATAAGGCAATACTTGTCACAAGCGCTGGGCAACCAGATAGAGCAACAAGAAGATTTGTAAGAAGACTAAACGAAGAGCTTAAGCTACCTATCTACATACTAACAGATGCAGATCCATATGGATGGTACATATACAGCGTGTTCAGAATAGGCTCAATAACGCTATCATATGAGAGCGAAAGGCTTGCAACACCAAAAGCAAAGTTCCTAGGCGTCAGCATGACGGATATATTTGGGGATAAAAACAAAAAGCCATATCTCTCAGATGCTGAGAGAAGAAACTTCATAATAAAAGCCAAGAAGACAGACATTAAAAGAGCGCAAGAGCTCTTGAACTATGAATGGTTCAAAACAGAAAAATGGACAAAAGAAATAAACATATTCCTACAAAAACAAAGCAAACTAGAAATAGAGGCTCTAACAGGGAAGGGACTGCACTTCCTAATGGACACATACATTCCAACAAAGATTCACACACAAGACTTCATAGAATAG
- the argF gene encoding ornithine carbamoyltransferase, with protein MFVDSLRNRDLLSITDLSVEELKSLIDLSFKLKELYYNGLRYLDILNGKIMALIFEKHSTRTRVSLQVAVEQLGGRSLYLSSQELQLARGEPIKDMARVLERYVDGIAARVYSHKSLLELAEYAKIPVINALSDFEHPLQALADVMTILEFKKDMRKVKVAFVGDGRDNVAHSLMLAVTMLGGSIYIATPVGYEPDTRLYSIAKNYAERSGGYIAIVRNPVEAVKDADVIYTDVWVSMGQEIERDKRIRDLKEYQVNRELVSYAKKDYIFMHCLPAHRGEEVTEEVIESQNSVVWQQAENRLHTAKAVIASILR; from the coding sequence ATGTTTGTAGATAGTCTGCGTAACAGAGATTTGCTATCTATAACGGATCTTTCTGTAGAGGAGCTAAAATCATTAATAGATTTGAGCTTCAAGCTCAAAGAGCTTTACTATAATGGGTTAAGATATCTAGATATATTGAATGGAAAGATTATGGCGTTGATATTTGAGAAGCACAGTACAAGAACTAGGGTAAGTCTACAGGTTGCTGTAGAGCAGCTTGGTGGGCGATCCCTCTACCTATCATCCCAAGAACTACAACTTGCAAGAGGAGAACCCATAAAAGATATGGCAAGGGTGTTAGAAAGATATGTTGATGGCATTGCAGCCAGGGTTTATAGCCATAAATCACTTTTAGAGCTAGCAGAATACGCTAAAATCCCTGTGATAAATGCTTTAAGCGACTTTGAACACCCACTTCAAGCACTAGCTGATGTAATGACAATACTAGAGTTCAAAAAGGATATGAGAAAGGTTAAAGTGGCTTTTGTAGGCGATGGTAGAGACAATGTTGCACACAGCCTAATGCTGGCGGTTACCATGCTTGGAGGCTCTATATACATAGCCACCCCAGTGGGATACGAACCAGATACTAGGCTATACAGCATAGCTAAGAATTATGCTGAGAGAAGTGGTGGTTACATTGCAATAGTGAGAAACCCAGTAGAAGCTGTTAAAGATGCTGATGTGATATACACTGATGTATGGGTCAGTATGGGCCAGGAAATTGAGAGAGATAAGAGAATTAGAGACCTAAAGGAGTATCAAGTCAACAGAGAGCTTGTGTCCTATGCCAAAAAAGATTACATATTCATGCATTGTCTTCCTGCACACAGAGGTGAGGAGGTAACTGAAGAGGTTATAGAATCCCAAAACTCTGTTGTATGGCAACAAGCAGAAAATAGGTTGCATACAGCAAAAGCTGTTATCGCATCTATTCTAAGATAA
- a CDS encoding DNA topoisomerase VI subunit B — translation MSVAEKFRSISPAEFFYRNKEIAGFANPARALYQSVRELVENALDATDAHGIFPDIAISIERDQNKAYVYRITVKDNGIGIPENYIPDAFGRVLFSSKYVLRQTRGLFGLGAKMVVLYGQITVGEPAEIVSATINSKKIYKYKIMIDIKENKPIVLERSWWQNKTGWHGTMVKVAVEGDWSKARQKVLEYIKRTAIVSPYANIVFRSPDGEIKIYQRVANMLPPPPREAKPHPHGVDLEMLKAMISETKAQTLIEFLSDEFQGVGRVLAERFVSTYGFDPNINPKDLSKDDLEKLVRALKEFNEFRKPRADHLSPIGSELIKIGLNTILKPEFTDAITRKPVVYEGHSMVVEVGIAYGGAIEPLEEPMLLRFANKIPLLYDEKSDVAWKVISENIDWSYYDIVFPAPIAILVHVCGTKIPYKGVGKESIAEVPVLEHEIEEGVRYVARSLKLYLAKKQKEEEMARKAITLIKYIPEIARALTTFAKANPEPIKAEVLESKLFDLVKNRFRDSLKNISSPRDVVLSLE, via the coding sequence TATCGAAACAAGGAGATAGCTGGTTTTGCAAATCCCGCTAGAGCACTGTACCAATCTGTTAGAGAGCTTGTTGAAAATGCTTTAGACGCTACAGATGCCCACGGCATTTTCCCAGACATCGCAATATCTATTGAGAGGGATCAGAATAAAGCCTATGTATATAGGATAACCGTTAAAGATAATGGGATCGGCATACCAGAGAACTACATACCCGACGCCTTTGGCAGGGTCTTGTTCAGCTCAAAATATGTTTTGAGGCAGACAAGAGGGCTTTTCGGCCTTGGCGCAAAGATGGTTGTTCTATATGGTCAGATAACTGTTGGCGAACCTGCAGAGATTGTGTCAGCAACAATCAATTCTAAAAAGATCTATAAATACAAAATAATGATAGACATTAAGGAGAACAAGCCAATCGTACTAGAGAGAAGCTGGTGGCAAAACAAAACCGGTTGGCATGGAACAATGGTGAAAGTAGCTGTTGAAGGGGATTGGAGCAAGGCAAGGCAAAAGGTTTTGGAGTATATTAAAAGAACAGCTATTGTATCGCCGTATGCTAACATAGTTTTTAGGAGTCCTGATGGAGAGATAAAGATATATCAAAGAGTTGCCAACATGTTGCCTCCGCCACCAAGAGAGGCAAAGCCACATCCACATGGAGTAGACCTCGAAATGCTGAAGGCGATGATAAGCGAAACAAAGGCTCAGACGCTTATCGAGTTCCTTTCAGACGAGTTCCAAGGTGTTGGCAGAGTACTTGCAGAGAGATTTGTTTCCACCTATGGATTCGACCCTAATATAAATCCAAAGGATCTTTCTAAAGATGATCTAGAAAAACTTGTTAGAGCATTGAAGGAGTTCAACGAGTTTAGAAAGCCTAGAGCAGACCATCTCTCACCCATAGGATCTGAGCTTATCAAAATAGGTCTAAACACCATCCTAAAGCCTGAGTTCACCGACGCCATCACTAGAAAGCCTGTTGTATATGAGGGACACTCTATGGTAGTTGAGGTTGGGATAGCATATGGAGGTGCTATAGAGCCTCTTGAAGAGCCAATGTTGCTGAGGTTCGCAAATAAAATACCGCTTCTATATGATGAGAAGAGCGATGTTGCTTGGAAAGTCATATCAGAGAATATTGATTGGAGTTACTATGACATAGTGTTCCCAGCTCCAATAGCCATTCTAGTCCATGTTTGTGGAACCAAGATACCTTACAAAGGTGTTGGCAAGGAAAGCATAGCTGAGGTTCCGGTGCTAGAGCACGAGATAGAGGAGGGGGTTAGATATGTTGCTAGATCCCTGAAACTGTATCTAGCCAAGAAACAGAAAGAGGAGGAAATGGCTAGAAAGGCGATAACATTGATAAAGTATATACCAGAAATTGCGCGAGCTCTAACAACATTTGCAAAAGCAAATCCAGAGCCTATTAAAGCTGAAGTGCTAGAGTCAAAGCTTTTCGACTTAGTTAAAAACAGGTTTAGAGACTCTCTAAAGAATATTTCATCGCCTAGAGATGTAGTGTTGTCACTTGAGTAG
- a CDS encoding adenosine-specific kinase — protein sequence MSSSIKKIEVIDVPIPHGANVIVGQSHFIKTVEDLYEALVTSVPNIRFGIAFNEASGKRLVRYDGNDEELVKLAVDVALKIGAGHIFVLYIRNAWPINVLNALKNVQEVVRIYVATANPLQVIVAETNQGRGVIGVVDGFTPLGVEDANEKRERYEFLRKIGYKK from the coding sequence ATGTCCTCATCCATCAAAAAAATTGAGGTTATAGATGTTCCGATACCACATGGAGCAAATGTTATTGTAGGTCAGAGCCACTTTATTAAAACCGTGGAGGATCTATACGAGGCTTTAGTGACCTCTGTTCCTAATATAAGATTTGGGATAGCATTCAATGAGGCTAGTGGAAAGAGACTTGTTAGATATGATGGAAATGATGAAGAGCTTGTTAAACTCGCTGTAGATGTTGCCTTGAAGATAGGGGCTGGACATATATTTGTACTCTATATCAGGAACGCGTGGCCCATTAATGTATTGAATGCTCTAAAGAACGTGCAAGAGGTTGTTAGAATATATGTTGCTACGGCAAATCCTCTACAGGTAATTGTTGCAGAGACAAATCAGGGTAGAGGAGTTATTGGGGTAGTCGATGGTTTTACACCCCTAGGCGTTGAGGATGCCAATGAGAAACGCGAGAGATATGAGTTTCTTAGGAAAATAGGTTATAAGAAATGA
- the speD gene encoding adenosylmethionine decarboxylase gives MSATKRLTLIHGRHVAGNLYNCNSEKLANIAYLINLVKNAAKIGNMTLLDIKSWKIGNGVSVVGIVLESHISIHTWPEHSFATVDVYSCGAHTDPEKAFDYIASSLEAQKIEKKVLDRSYEI, from the coding sequence ATGAGTGCTACAAAGAGGTTAACGCTGATACATGGCAGACACGTGGCAGGCAATCTATACAACTGTAATTCTGAAAAGCTAGCCAACATAGCATATTTAATAAATCTAGTGAAAAATGCTGCAAAAATCGGAAATATGACTCTTCTCGACATCAAGTCTTGGAAAATAGGCAATGGAGTTAGTGTTGTGGGGATTGTATTGGAAAGCCATATATCGATACACACATGGCCTGAACACAGTTTTGCAACCGTAGATGTATATAGTTGTGGTGCGCATACAGACCCAGAAAAAGCATTCGATTATATAGCATCATCGTTAGAAGCACAAAAAATTGAGAAAAAGGTTCTCGATAGAAGCTATGAGATATAA